A window of Thermococcus aggregans contains these coding sequences:
- the radA gene encoding DNA repair and recombination protein RadA — translation MARKKKVEDEIKELEEFEELDDLEELSIEEDSIEESSGSTKKKEIKTLEDLPGVGPATAEKLREAGYDTLEAIAVASPLELKELAGISEGAALKIIQAAREAANIGTFMRADEYLQKRAVVGKITTGSKALDKLLGGGIETQAISEVFGEFGSGKCFAKDTRVYYENDTLVHFETIEEMYEKYKALNGEIPFDTGFAVPLETVSVYTFDSVTGEVKRTKASYLYREKVRKILQINLSKGRTLKITAVHPVLVFRDGLKWVRAGELREGDILVGIRKVPANTASVANEKAYFLGLFVAEGTSNPLSITTASEKLKEFIVSFIKKHDGYEPKVEVRRGLYRILFRKRTAEWLGELSNSNAQNKKIPEEILNGNEEVIISFLAGYLDGDGHVSKSNVEFVTKSRSLAEGLVFLLKRIGISPTVSEKVVGEETYYRIFITGEDRAAFERVLPASLLKNSKIPSGGVGRYPPAVAKYLSKLYTRFRLPKKDGETAYHILTRNKDVWFTEETLERIAEYFKDALERLELARKAIETGETPKLPFSWTVLRKYGFNDRQISNYRTRGLPKREPRRSEVIFALMKEIEELERTAKDALKFIELIKKLEFYEVKSVELVDYNDWVYDLVVPETHNFIAPNGLVLHNTQLAHTLAVMVQKSPEEGGLRGSVIWIDTENTFRPERIKQIAENRGMDPDEVLKNIYVARAFNSNHQMLLVEKAEEIIKQKAASDRPVKLLVVDSLTGHFRSEYVGRGTLAERQQKLAKHLADLHRLANLYDIAVFVTNQVQARPDAFFGDPTRPIGGHILAHSATVRVYLRKGKAGKRVARLIDSPHLPEGEAAFRITEKGVED, via the coding sequence ATGGCGAGAAAAAAGAAAGTCGAAGATGAAATTAAAGAGCTCGAAGAGTTTGAAGAGCTCGACGATCTTGAAGAACTCTCAATTGAAGAAGATTCAATCGAAGAGAGTAGTGGATCAACCAAAAAGAAGGAAATAAAAACGTTGGAGGATCTCCCTGGAGTTGGGCCCGCTACTGCTGAAAAGCTTAGAGAAGCAGGTTACGACACCTTGGAGGCGATAGCAGTAGCTTCTCCGTTAGAGCTGAAAGAACTTGCTGGAATAAGTGAAGGTGCTGCTCTAAAAATTATCCAAGCCGCGAGAGAAGCAGCTAATATTGGAACCTTCATGCGTGCTGATGAATATTTACAAAAGAGAGCCGTTGTAGGCAAAATTACCACTGGAAGCAAGGCCTTGGATAAGCTTCTCGGCGGTGGAATCGAGACTCAAGCTATCTCCGAGGTCTTCGGTGAATTTGGTAGTGGAAAGTGTTTTGCAAAAGACACGAGAGTATACTATGAGAACGATACTTTGGTTCACTTTGAGACCATCGAGGAAATGTACGAGAAGTATAAAGCGTTGAATGGGGAAATACCATTTGACACAGGCTTTGCAGTTCCACTGGAAACGGTCAGCGTCTACACATTCGACTCCGTAACTGGAGAAGTAAAGCGCACCAAGGCTTCCTACCTTTATCGCGAGAAGGTTAGGAAGATACTTCAGATCAACCTCTCCAAGGGAAGAACGCTCAAAATAACCGCAGTTCACCCAGTGCTTGTTTTTAGAGATGGTTTAAAGTGGGTTCGTGCAGGGGAGCTTAGAGAAGGTGATATCCTCGTTGGCATCCGTAAGGTTCCGGCTAACACAGCTTCAGTGGCCAACGAGAAAGCGTATTTCCTTGGTCTCTTCGTTGCAGAAGGAACTTCCAATCCGCTCTCTATAACAACGGCATCAGAGAAACTCAAGGAATTTATCGTTAGCTTTATCAAAAAGCACGACGGATACGAGCCGAAAGTCGAAGTTAGACGCGGCCTCTACAGGATACTTTTCCGCAAGAGAACGGCTGAATGGCTTGGAGAGCTATCTAATTCGAACGCCCAAAACAAAAAGATTCCAGAGGAAATACTCAACGGAAACGAAGAAGTTATAATAAGCTTTCTCGCGGGCTACCTCGACGGTGACGGGCACGTCTCGAAGTCCAACGTGGAGTTCGTTACAAAGAGCAGAAGCTTGGCTGAAGGGCTTGTGTTCCTCCTGAAGCGCATTGGCATTTCACCAACTGTGTCCGAGAAGGTAGTTGGTGAGGAAACCTACTATAGAATTTTCATAACGGGGGAGGATAGAGCAGCTTTTGAGAGGGTTCTCCCTGCTTCCCTCCTTAAGAACTCGAAAATACCTTCCGGAGGCGTTGGAAGGTATCCACCGGCAGTTGCTAAGTATCTCTCAAAGCTCTACACGAGGTTTAGGCTCCCAAAGAAGGACGGTGAAACTGCTTATCACATATTGACCCGTAACAAGGATGTCTGGTTCACTGAGGAAACCCTTGAACGGATTGCCGAATACTTCAAGGACGCGCTTGAGAGACTTGAGCTCGCTAGAAAAGCTATTGAAACTGGAGAAACTCCAAAACTGCCATTTTCTTGGACTGTCCTCAGAAAGTACGGGTTCAATGATAGGCAGATTTCCAACTACCGCACGAGGGGACTTCCAAAGCGTGAGCCGAGGAGAAGTGAAGTTATCTTTGCTCTTATGAAGGAGATTGAAGAGCTTGAGAGGACGGCTAAAGATGCCCTTAAATTCATTGAGCTCATTAAAAAGCTTGAGTTTTACGAAGTGAAGTCCGTCGAGCTGGTTGACTATAACGACTGGGTTTACGATCTCGTGGTTCCCGAGACCCACAACTTCATTGCTCCCAACGGTCTTGTCCTGCACAATACTCAACTCGCTCATACACTTGCCGTTATGGTCCAAAAGTCGCCCGAAGAAGGAGGGCTCAGAGGTTCAGTAATATGGATTGACACAGAAAACACTTTCAGGCCTGAAAGAATAAAGCAAATAGCCGAGAACAGGGGCATGGATCCAGATGAAGTACTAAAGAACATTTACGTTGCCAGGGCCTTCAACAGCAATCACCAAATGCTCCTTGTAGAAAAAGCCGAGGAAATAATTAAACAAAAGGCTGCGAGCGATAGACCAGTTAAACTTCTTGTAGTAGATTCCCTTACAGGACACTTTAGGTCAGAATATGTGGGAAGAGGAACCTTAGCGGAGAGACAGCAAAAGCTTGCCAAGCATCTGGCAGATCTACATCGTTTGGCAAACCTTTACGATATAGCAGTGTTCGTTACTAACCAAGTTCAAGCAAGGCCTGACGCTTTCTTCGGTGATCCAACAAGACCAATAGGTGGTCACATCCTGGCTCACTCAGCCACTGTTAGAGTCTACCTAAGAAAAGGAAAAGCTGGAAAGAGAGTTGCAAGGCTTATAGACTCTCCCCACCTGCCTGAAGGAGAAGCAGCCTTTAGAATCACAGAGAAGGGAGTCGAGGATTAG
- a CDS encoding S-methyl-5'-thioadenosine phosphorylase — MPKIGIIGGSGVYGVFEPKETVKVHTPYGRPSAPVEIGEIEGVEVAFIPRHGKNHEFPPHEVPYRANIWALKELGVERVIGITAVGSLREEYKPGDIVITDQFIDFTKKRDYTFYNGPRVAHVSMADPFCPEMRKIFYETAKELNIPVHEKGTYVCIEGPRFSTRAESMMFRQHAHIIGMTLVPEVVLARELGMCYVNIAAITDYDVWAEKPVDAQEVLRVMAENNEKVRKLLKAGVPKIPEERKCGCADVLKTMFV; from the coding sequence ATGCCGAAGATTGGAATTATTGGTGGTTCTGGAGTTTATGGTGTCTTTGAGCCAAAAGAGACCGTTAAAGTGCACACTCCATATGGAAGACCATCAGCTCCAGTGGAAATAGGGGAGATAGAAGGAGTCGAAGTTGCATTTATTCCAAGGCACGGAAAGAACCATGAGTTCCCACCCCATGAAGTGCCTTACAGGGCGAACATTTGGGCCCTTAAGGAGCTTGGCGTTGAGAGGGTTATAGGAATTACAGCCGTTGGTTCCCTTAGAGAAGAATACAAGCCCGGTGACATCGTAATTACCGACCAGTTCATTGATTTCACAAAGAAGAGGGACTACACTTTCTATAACGGTCCAAGGGTTGCCCACGTTTCAATGGCCGATCCATTCTGTCCAGAGATGAGGAAAATCTTCTACGAAACTGCTAAAGAATTAAACATCCCTGTCCATGAAAAAGGTACATACGTCTGCATTGAGGGTCCAAGGTTCTCAACGAGGGCCGAATCAATGATGTTCAGACAACACGCCCACATAATTGGAATGACCCTTGTGCCGGAAGTGGTTTTGGCGAGAGAACTTGGAATGTGCTATGTTAACATCGCTGCGATCACTGATTACGATGTGTGGGCAGAGAAGCCAGTAGATGCTCAGGAAGTTCTCAGAGTTATGGCCGAGAACAACGAGAAGGTAAGGAAGCTCCTAAAGGCTGGAGTCCCCAAGATTCCTGAGGAAAGAAAATGCGGCTGTGCAGATGTGCTTAAGACAATGTTTGTTTGA
- a CDS encoding amidohydrolase family protein, whose amino-acid sequence MSILIKNGYVIYGDNLEVIKADVYIENNEISKIGKDLNVGADYVIDAKGKVVSPGFINAHTHSPMVILRGLADDLALMEWLQNHIWPIERKLKPDHIYWGALLGVLEMIKSGTTTFVDMYFHMEEVAKAVEKAGMRAYLSYGMADLGNEEKRNTEIKETLKLLEFIENLDSPRVEFLFGPHAPYTCSPELLGWVREKADETGKKITIHISETRDEVRQIKEKYGKTPVEFLDELGFLKDDVVAAHGVWLSDKEVKILAEKGVTIVHNPASNMKLASGVMPLKKLLDAGVNVALGTDGAASNNNLDMVEEMKLTSLLHKVHDLDPTVADAGTIFKIASQNGAKALNLNAGVIKEGALADIVIFDFNKPHLRPITNVISHIVYSANGSDIETTIIDGKIVMLDREVLTVDEEKVLDKVQEIIDELR is encoded by the coding sequence ATGAGCATTCTCATAAAAAATGGCTACGTAATTTATGGGGATAATCTTGAGGTTATTAAGGCTGATGTCTATATTGAGAATAACGAAATCTCCAAAATTGGCAAAGACCTTAATGTTGGGGCGGATTACGTTATCGATGCGAAGGGAAAAGTTGTTTCTCCGGGGTTTATAAATGCTCATACTCATTCTCCGATGGTTATTCTAAGGGGCCTTGCAGACGACCTCGCGTTAATGGAATGGCTTCAGAACCATATATGGCCAATAGAGAGAAAGCTAAAACCTGATCACATCTACTGGGGTGCTCTTCTTGGAGTTCTGGAAATGATAAAGAGTGGAACAACCACGTTTGTTGATATGTATTTTCACATGGAAGAAGTTGCCAAAGCAGTCGAGAAGGCTGGAATGAGGGCTTATCTGAGTTATGGCATGGCTGACCTTGGAAATGAGGAAAAGAGAAACACCGAGATTAAAGAAACTCTCAAGCTCCTAGAGTTCATCGAAAATTTGGATTCTCCTAGGGTAGAGTTTCTCTTTGGTCCTCACGCCCCATACACATGTTCTCCAGAGCTTTTGGGGTGGGTTAGGGAAAAAGCCGATGAAACAGGAAAGAAAATAACTATCCACATAAGTGAAACGAGAGATGAAGTAAGGCAGATAAAGGAAAAATACGGCAAAACTCCGGTAGAATTTTTGGACGAGCTTGGCTTTTTGAAAGATGATGTTGTAGCTGCCCATGGAGTCTGGCTGAGCGATAAAGAAGTTAAAATCCTTGCTGAAAAAGGGGTTACAATAGTTCACAACCCTGCAAGCAACATGAAACTGGCAAGCGGTGTCATGCCCTTAAAAAAGCTGCTCGATGCGGGAGTTAACGTGGCTCTTGGCACAGATGGGGCAGCAAGCAACAACAACTTGGACATGGTTGAGGAGATGAAACTGACTTCTCTTCTCCACAAAGTTCACGATTTAGACCCAACAGTAGCTGATGCGGGAACGATATTCAAGATCGCCAGCCAAAACGGTGCAAAAGCGCTAAATCTGAACGCTGGGGTCATAAAAGAAGGTGCTCTTGCGGACATTGTAATTTTTGACTTCAACAAGCCACATCTGAGGCCAATAACCAATGTGATCTCCCACATAGTTTACTCGGCAAACGGCAGTGATATAGAGACTACAATCATCGACGGGAAAATAGTAATGCTTGACAGGGAAGTTCTTACTGTTGATGAGGAAAAAGTTCTTGATAAGGTTCAGGAGATAATTGACGAGCTTCGCTAA
- a CDS encoding AAA family ATPase → MIRTLKIQNFKSIKNLELGCKRINIFIGKPNVGKSNILEAIGILSFGGYGGSLSDFVRFENIGNLFYDNDVNEPVEISAESNKFKMQFDGSVFVGRYGDSNEVGFEYNGRRIGGTIPVKDLRPFKFYRFKKLREFRSHNLEFLLPPHGRNLLTVLLTHKELKSTIAEIFKSYGLRIALKPQENKIEVVKLFEDILIGYPYSLVSDTLQRVVFYLAAIESNKDSILAFEEPEAHAFPYYTKFLAERIALDNSNQYFISTHNPYFLLSVLEKTPLEDINVFVVYFEDYQTKVKRLSKGNLEEIMDLELDVFFNIDRFLGEQE, encoded by the coding sequence ATGATTAGAACTCTCAAGATTCAAAATTTTAAGTCAATTAAGAATCTTGAACTGGGGTGTAAACGGATCAACATCTTCATTGGAAAGCCTAATGTGGGAAAATCCAACATTTTGGAAGCAATTGGAATACTCTCTTTTGGTGGTTATGGCGGGAGTTTGAGTGATTTTGTTAGGTTTGAGAACATTGGAAACCTATTCTACGACAACGATGTAAATGAACCAGTTGAAATTTCTGCAGAGTCTAACAAGTTTAAAATGCAGTTTGACGGTTCGGTATTTGTCGGTAGATACGGGGATTCGAATGAAGTCGGGTTTGAATATAATGGGAGGCGGATTGGTGGTACTATTCCCGTCAAGGACTTAAGGCCTTTCAAGTTTTATCGTTTCAAAAAATTGCGCGAATTCAGATCTCACAATTTAGAATTTCTGTTGCCTCCACACGGTAGGAATCTTTTAACTGTTTTGCTAACCCACAAGGAACTTAAATCAACCATTGCAGAGATATTCAAATCTTATGGGTTGAGAATAGCTCTCAAGCCTCAAGAAAACAAAATTGAAGTCGTGAAGCTTTTTGAGGACATCCTCATAGGCTATCCCTACTCTCTAGTTTCGGACACTCTGCAGAGAGTAGTCTTTTACTTAGCTGCTATTGAGTCCAATAAGGACTCAATCTTGGCTTTTGAAGAACCTGAAGCCCATGCTTTTCCCTACTACACTAAGTTTTTGGCTGAGAGAATAGCGTTAGATAACAGCAATCAATATTTCATCTCAACTCATAATCCGTATTTTCTACTTTCAGTTCTTGAAAAGACCCCGTTGGAGGATATCAACGTATTTGTAGTTTATTTTGAAGACTACCAAACGAAAGTAAAAAGGCTTAGTAAAGGTAACTTAGAGGAAATTATGGATCTTGAACTCGATGTTTTCTTTAACATTGACAGATTCTTGGGGGAGCAAGAATGA
- a CDS encoding [protein ADP-ribosylglutamate] hydrolase: MEFEFGSLRFKVAQGDITKFPAEAIVNAANKYLEHGGGVAYAIAKAAAGDVREYIRISKEAMREQIGRDYIEHGEVVVTPAMKMEQYGIEYVIHTVGPYCGGRWDEDKKEKLKKAILGALRKADELGVKTIAFPAISAGIYGCPFEEVVKTFKETVEEFSREAKSVKEVYLVLYSRDSYEQALKVLGG; encoded by the coding sequence ATGGAATTTGAGTTTGGTTCTCTCAGGTTTAAAGTTGCCCAAGGGGACATAACCAAGTTTCCTGCAGAAGCAATAGTAAATGCTGCAAACAAATACCTCGAACACGGTGGAGGAGTTGCTTACGCAATAGCGAAGGCCGCCGCGGGAGATGTGAGAGAGTACATAAGGATAAGCAAAGAGGCTATGCGAGAACAGATTGGGAGAGACTACATCGAGCATGGAGAAGTAGTTGTCACTCCAGCTATGAAAATGGAGCAATATGGGATTGAATACGTCATCCACACTGTTGGGCCTTACTGTGGCGGTAGATGGGACGAGGATAAGAAGGAGAAGCTGAAGAAAGCAATCCTCGGCGCTTTGAGAAAAGCTGACGAGCTGGGCGTTAAGACAATAGCATTTCCAGCCATAAGTGCCGGTATCTATGGATGCCCCTTTGAAGAGGTCGTGAAAACCTTCAAGGAGACTGTGGAAGAGTTCTCAAGAGAGGCTAAGAGTGTCAAGGAAGTTTATCTGGTGCTGTACTCCAGAGATAGCTATGAACAAGCATTAAAAGTCTTAGGAGGCTAG
- a CDS encoding DUF473 domain-containing protein codes for MELPVLGGIARRALDQLLKNPYRTIEVRSARNVIVARRLKAREKLFLTYETPQDITRGTEGIIAEVMKIEEMEQRIPWEESDEREITVCRIQLRLVGLGKVIEVSSEGDVMKVKVREMLPHEMAMS; via the coding sequence ATGGAGCTCCCTGTACTTGGTGGGATAGCCCGGAGAGCTCTCGATCAACTTTTGAAGAATCCTTACAGGACAATAGAGGTGAGAAGTGCAAGAAATGTTATCGTGGCTAGAAGATTAAAGGCAAGAGAGAAACTATTTTTAACATATGAGACTCCCCAGGACATAACCAGAGGGACAGAAGGAATAATAGCAGAGGTTATGAAGATTGAAGAGATGGAGCAGAGAATACCATGGGAAGAAAGCGATGAACGGGAAATCACTGTGTGCAGAATACAGTTAAGGCTCGTAGGGCTTGGAAAGGTAATCGAAGTTTCAAGCGAGGGCGATGTGATGAAAGTAAAGGTTAGAGAAATGCTGCCGCATGAGATGGCAATGAGCTAA
- a CDS encoding proteasome assembly chaperone family protein → MEKPVKLILPKIERPIFIEGYPGIGLVGHIAANFLAKELNMDMIGYVESQFLPPMSLILEGKPNPPLRFYGKDNIIIAVADIYIPPTLVNEIAKEIINYLKENNAEKVISLGGMGIGFFKEQMEVWGVGGSENENKDLEKLGVKILKYGSIMGMSGKLLWEASKEKLKAYALLGETFGDRPDPRAAANVIEVLKKLVPMEVSTEPLLKEAQMIEEQLRKMHEQMESARRRAEKEYESVYL, encoded by the coding sequence ATGGAAAAACCCGTCAAGCTGATACTCCCAAAAATTGAAAGACCTATTTTCATTGAGGGATACCCCGGAATAGGGCTTGTTGGACACATAGCAGCCAATTTTCTAGCAAAAGAACTCAATATGGATATGATAGGCTATGTTGAGAGTCAATTCCTACCACCGATGTCGCTAATTCTTGAGGGAAAGCCAAACCCACCGCTGAGATTTTACGGAAAGGACAACATAATCATTGCAGTTGCAGACATATACATACCTCCAACGCTGGTAAATGAAATAGCAAAGGAAATCATCAACTATCTAAAAGAGAACAATGCTGAGAAGGTAATTTCGCTGGGTGGAATGGGAATTGGCTTTTTCAAGGAGCAGATGGAAGTCTGGGGCGTAGGCGGGAGTGAAAACGAGAACAAGGACTTGGAGAAACTGGGAGTCAAAATACTAAAATACGGCTCCATAATGGGAATGAGCGGAAAACTCTTATGGGAGGCAAGTAAAGAAAAGCTCAAAGCATACGCCCTTCTAGGAGAGACTTTTGGGGACAGACCAGATCCGAGAGCGGCAGCCAACGTAATTGAGGTGCTCAAGAAACTCGTCCCCATGGAAGTTTCAACGGAGCCCCTGCTAAAGGAAGCCCAAATGATAGAAGAACAATTAAGAAAAATGCATGAACAAATGGAGTCTGCGAGAAGAAGGGCTGAAAAAGAATATGAAAGCGTTTATCTATGA
- a CDS encoding NAD(P)H-hydrate dehydratase translates to MKIEDVYVWDINAKWLGITPYQLMENAGAGVARVIEERFGNGLKIAIFSGTGNNGGDGFVAARHLSFENDVTLFLVGDEAKIRSEEAKHNWEILKRLDFVKIKVLKDSSQIKALNLEGFDVIVDALLGAGTKGEPREPVRSAVEKINEYAGKAKIVSVDLPSGYPSAVRVKADFAVTFQWDKEEYQGFERVVVKIGYPKELYHLVGPGDAKFALQKKGEYKGQNGKLLIIGGSEDYFGAPYLAAKAASYIVDLVYLAMPEYPARRISDPDMILRPFEGKNFGEEHLEKALELSKGVDAVIIGPGIGQKDETQSFIRKFIKSCEKPMVIDADALKALSGNLDVLRGKKFVLTPHAGEFKILFGEKPEGSSYKKAKIVTEKAKEIGGTILLKGTYDIISDGKTWKYNKTGNKGMTTGGTGDVLAGLVGALLALGNEPLRAASVGAFLNGLAGDMVKGELGENFTALEVAKKVPYAIKWVLEF, encoded by the coding sequence ATGAAAATTGAGGACGTTTACGTCTGGGACATAAATGCTAAATGGCTCGGGATTACTCCTTATCAGCTCATGGAGAACGCTGGCGCTGGAGTCGCGAGGGTAATAGAAGAGAGATTCGGCAATGGGCTCAAAATAGCGATCTTTTCTGGAACAGGAAACAACGGCGGCGATGGTTTTGTTGCGGCTAGGCATTTAAGCTTTGAAAACGACGTAACACTCTTCCTTGTGGGGGATGAAGCAAAAATCAGGAGTGAAGAAGCCAAGCACAACTGGGAAATCCTCAAGAGGCTTGACTTTGTAAAGATTAAGGTTCTCAAGGACTCAAGCCAGATAAAGGCTCTCAACCTTGAAGGCTTTGATGTTATAGTGGATGCTCTCCTCGGTGCCGGAACAAAAGGAGAGCCCAGGGAGCCAGTTCGCTCTGCTGTGGAGAAGATAAACGAATACGCTGGAAAGGCAAAAATAGTAAGCGTTGACCTTCCTAGCGGGTATCCATCAGCTGTTCGCGTTAAGGCGGACTTTGCGGTAACCTTCCAGTGGGACAAGGAAGAGTACCAAGGCTTTGAACGCGTTGTGGTCAAGATTGGCTATCCTAAAGAGCTCTACCACCTCGTAGGGCCAGGAGATGCTAAGTTTGCCCTGCAAAAGAAGGGAGAGTACAAGGGACAGAACGGGAAGCTCCTCATAATTGGGGGAAGTGAAGATTATTTTGGAGCGCCTTATTTGGCTGCAAAGGCCGCAAGCTATATAGTGGATTTAGTGTATCTGGCAATGCCCGAATATCCAGCAAGACGCATTAGCGACCCAGACATGATTCTTAGACCCTTTGAAGGGAAAAACTTTGGTGAAGAGCATCTTGAAAAGGCTCTCGAACTTTCAAAAGGCGTTGATGCCGTTATTATAGGTCCTGGAATTGGCCAGAAAGATGAAACTCAGAGCTTCATTAGGAAATTCATAAAAAGCTGTGAAAAGCCAATGGTCATAGACGCTGATGCCCTAAAAGCACTTTCAGGGAATTTAGACGTTCTTAGAGGCAAGAAATTCGTTTTAACTCCTCATGCTGGAGAATTTAAGATTCTATTTGGAGAGAAGCCCGAAGGAAGTTCATATAAGAAAGCAAAAATTGTAACGGAGAAAGCAAAAGAAATAGGTGGCACAATTCTGCTTAAGGGAACATACGACATTATAAGCGATGGCAAGACATGGAAGTACAACAAAACTGGAAACAAAGGCATGACCACTGGAGGAACCGGAGATGTGCTTGCAGGTCTTGTCGGTGCACTCCTCGCGCTTGGCAACGAGCCTCTAAGGGCGGCAAGCGTTGGTGCCTTCCTCAACGGTCTTGCAGGAGACATGGTAAAAGGCGAGCTTGGAGAAAACTTTACAGCACTGGAGGTTGCCAAAAAAGTCCCGTATGCGATCAAGTGGGTTCTGGAGTTCTAA
- a CDS encoding enoyl-CoA hydratase-related protein yields the protein MENEVIYEEREEIGIITLNRPEKRNALSKSMLSQLADILHKIADERRVKVAIIKGAGKCFSSGHDLKEVLNSDLHDAEETFENIKRVMIAIREAPQPVIAQVHGYALAAGCQLVAACDLAVASEETKFALSGINVGLFCFTPTVFVSRNISAKRAFEMAFTGEMITAQEALEWGLVNKVVPKEKLEEETMALAKKLARHSLSVLETGKKFFYRQLDLDWENALEYATKTIILWSQTEEVKKGIMAFLEKK from the coding sequence ATGGAGAATGAGGTAATTTATGAGGAAAGGGAAGAGATTGGGATAATAACCTTAAACCGGCCGGAAAAGAGAAATGCTCTTTCAAAGAGTATGCTTTCTCAGCTGGCGGATATTTTGCATAAGATTGCTGACGAAAGAAGGGTTAAGGTAGCTATTATAAAAGGCGCAGGAAAATGCTTTAGCTCAGGACATGACCTCAAAGAAGTTCTCAACAGTGATTTACACGACGCCGAAGAGACATTTGAGAACATCAAGAGAGTTATGATTGCTATTAGAGAGGCACCCCAGCCGGTAATAGCCCAAGTTCATGGGTATGCTTTGGCAGCAGGCTGTCAGCTAGTTGCGGCTTGTGACTTAGCCGTAGCATCCGAAGAAACGAAATTTGCGTTGTCTGGTATTAACGTTGGCCTCTTTTGCTTTACGCCAACTGTATTTGTCAGTAGGAATATATCAGCTAAGAGAGCATTCGAGATGGCATTTACAGGGGAAATGATAACGGCTCAAGAGGCCTTGGAGTGGGGTCTAGTCAACAAAGTCGTGCCAAAAGAAAAGCTAGAAGAAGAAACGATGGCATTGGCAAAGAAGCTAGCGAGGCACAGCCTTAGTGTTCTAGAAACTGGAAAGAAGTTTTTCTACAGGCAATTGGACTTAGATTGGGAAAATGCACTCGAATATGCTACAAAGACGATTATCCTCTGGTCTCAAACGGAGGAGGTAAAGAAAGGCATAATGGCATTTCTCGAGAAGAAGTAA
- the nucS gene encoding endonuclease NucS, whose translation MKVEAKLDPTPEEIVDIFNRALSKEAIVNIFAHCRVFYDGRAKSELGPGDRVIIIKPDGSFLIHQKEKREPVNWQPPGSSVGLEIKDGKLFLKSIRRKPREILEVELLKVYLISYFQAEDYEELALTGSEAEMADLIFENPSLIEEGFKPLFKEKPIKHGIVDVLGKDKDGNIVILELKRRRADLHAVSQLKRYVEAMREEYENVRGILVAPSLTSGAKKLLEKEGLEFRKLEPPKREKSKRGIQKTLFD comes from the coding sequence ATGAAAGTAGAAGCAAAGTTAGATCCCACTCCAGAAGAAATTGTAGACATCTTTAACCGGGCACTTTCAAAAGAGGCCATAGTGAATATATTCGCCCATTGTAGAGTTTTTTACGATGGAAGGGCTAAAAGCGAGCTTGGTCCAGGGGATAGGGTGATAATAATAAAGCCCGACGGTTCCTTTTTAATTCACCAGAAAGAAAAGCGGGAGCCCGTCAACTGGCAGCCACCGGGGAGCTCAGTTGGGCTTGAAATAAAAGATGGGAAGCTGTTCTTAAAGAGCATTCGGCGAAAGCCCCGGGAAATTCTTGAAGTAGAGCTTCTGAAAGTCTACCTTATCTCCTATTTTCAGGCGGAAGACTATGAAGAGTTGGCATTAACGGGTAGCGAAGCTGAGATGGCCGATTTAATCTTTGAGAACCCCTCTCTAATTGAGGAAGGCTTCAAACCTCTTTTCAAGGAAAAGCCCATAAAACACGGGATCGTGGATGTTTTGGGGAAAGATAAAGACGGAAACATTGTTATCCTTGAGCTTAAGCGCAGAAGGGCAGATTTGCACGCTGTTAGCCAGCTTAAGAGGTATGTTGAGGCTATGAGGGAAGAGTATGAAAATGTTCGTGGTATTCTGGTTGCTCCATCTTTGACATCTGGTGCCAAAAAACTTCTGGAAAAAGAGGGTTTGGAGTTCAGAAAACTTGAGCCTCCAAAAAGAGAAAAATCTAAGCGGGGAATCCAAAAGACACTCTTTGATTAG